Genomic window (Eremothecium sinecaudum strain ATCC 58844 chromosome VI, complete sequence):
TAAAATCTTCTCCACGTTGACTTGGTAGAAATTGTCCGCAGTTTCCAACGCACACCTAACACACTCAACATCGTTAAGAGCAGCGCATACACTATACATCCCATAAGTAGGAGGAAGCAGCAGGATTTTATCTTTACCAGGAATACAGGTGGCTCTAATCAATAAATCGATACTCTCATCTGAACCTACACCCAAACAGAAGTTCTCCGGTTTTAAAGGGGCTATCCCATCCTGGTTAAGGCCTGAGGTTTCATTCCGGTATTTCGCCATCAGACTCTTCAGTTCATTTTGTCTAGGGTCTGGATAGCGATGTAAACTGCTTCCTTCCTTTACATCAGCAATATTAGGCCCAAATGCATTTTCATTAGCATCGAGTAAAATGCCTTCAGAGAAGTCATCCCGGGCACATACATATGGTTGTAGAGTTAAGATATTTGGCCTAATAACGACAGAAAGGTTGAATGTCATCTAGATAGCGTTTTGATACTGAGTTTGGATCTTTAAGGTAAATAGAGCTGTTTTTATGTATCATGTATTCGTTAAAACTGTGAGTCATTTAACCTTATCTTTCTCCGTCAACATATATATTTCACGTTCAACATAGATAAATTAATGGACTCATAGCAAGCTACTGTTGCAGTCCGTTGGAGAGCAACTTTCAATGCTATCAAATCGTACAAATGATGGAATCTTGCTACTTTTCGCGGGAAGAGTAGCTTCAAACATGGTAATGTACTCTAAGTCAACCTGATCTTTCTGACCCCCACTAAAAATACCATATTCTTGATATATACCAGTAACTGACCATCCTTGGAGAATTTTTCTTATTATACCAACTATCACACCAACGCGGTGCTTCCCTTTGTTCGAATGTATCAGAATAGGGTAGTTGTCTACATTTAGGACCAGCTTCAAGACGCGCTCCATTCCCTGTTGTATGTTGCCATCCCTTGAGGATTCCATATATATATGATGGTATCGAATCCCTTCGGTTTCTAGAAACTGTTTGTAATCCTCAGATATGTCTTTATCTCCCACGTAGATCACTGTGCCCAAATGCAATTGGTTTTTGATGAAGGGATAGTTCAAAGGCATCGGATACCCTGATCTGTAAAGGGATACATCTTGACTAACTACCAGCGAAAAGTTGAGTGGCGGTATGTACATTAAGTGAAGCCAGCAAATGTGCCCCGTATACGACTTCTGATTGATGATTCCTTGTGTTCACTATAGTGTTTAAAGTGATCCTTTACACGGATACATGAAAGCATTAAAAAATGTTTGACTTTCTAAAAGTAAAAGCGCTGTCACTGAATATATTCTAGGAATAATAATTTAAATAGAGATAAAAAACCATTATCAATCTATAGAGATTTGATCTAAAATTACGACATCTCAGCTTTTGTTCGTAGTACGATGCTATTTACTATGTATCTCGCTGTAGTCTGAGGCACAAAAAGCAGAAATTAAACAGATGTCAGCGTCTACAATTCACTGTCACAGCGAGTAGTAACCAACTCTGAAGGCTAAACCAAGTAGATTAGCTTGCTATAGCTTTAGTTTAAAATCATCTATTATAGTGGACGATAGCAGTACATAATGGAAGCTATTGGTGTACTAAACGAGCTGACAACTCCTTCAACTAATGAGAATCCGGAATTTATTCCAACAAATATAGCTCCCGAAATAACACCTCCAAATGCAGATCTTAACCCTAATATCTGGAAGTCAAGCAAACCACCAGGAACTGTATTCATTCTAGTTGGGGCTGCATCTATAGCTATCTTTATTGCTCTAATTGCATGGTATGTCATTACGGAACACATATCTCGACGTGACACTAAGAAGTTACTATATGAGAGCGAGGAAAAGGGATTCGATGACGCATTTTCTACCGATAATGAGCTTTTTGATGGGCGAGAGCAGCCAGTAAAGCCTCCTGTATATCCAGAGATGAAGCCTAAACTTTTAATGGACCAGACCTTGCAGGCCGGGCAGCTCTTTGGCGTCAGTCAGAATACACCACTAGAAAGATTGCCCGTTCCAGAAGATGATAAATGGCTTGAAGGTCAGCGTAAGTCAATGTACATATCTCCTACAATTGAAGTTATGAATCAGAAACGTATGCATGTACATTCTCTATATGATAGACCAACTTCTATGACATCTATCGATGATCAATCGTACCAACAGCGAGAAATTGCTACAGCAGCCCCGCTGATGGGAGGACCTGGAGATTGGTCGGCCAAAAGCCGTAACAAGAACAGGTACGCTATGAATCTACCATTTGATGCCTACACAAACGGGATCAGTGCCTTAACATGATTATATTGCTTTCTCACCAcagatatatatattaattaGATAAAGTTATCTGTATAGCGAACCGTATTCGATGAAAGATACTTGTTGACAGAATTCGTATTTATCCTGCCAGCTGTATCATTTCTGTGGAAAATACAAGACGAATTGACTAAGTAAAAGATTAGGAAGAACATTAAAACTAAACCTAACTAAAATGAACGTCGCCTTTTACTATATCCTTTGATTAAGttgtaaagtttttaaaCAGTGTCGTTCTAAACACAGGTCCCGGGTATCGGATCGAAGCTTCACATAATTAAACAACGACTACCCTCGGATTCATTAGCTGCGTCTCGCGCACCTCTTGGTGTGGCAGTCAACGCACAGCGGGCCGCCTCTGTAAAGGCTTCATTAACTCCTCTGTTCATCTTTGCACTGCACTCGAGATACCGCAACGCCCTGATCTCTTTCGCCATCAGTAGACCCTCCTCATATGTGATTAAAGTGTTATTATTGTTTCCCATCTCACCATTCTGCTGCTGGTTTTTAATAGAGTCCGCCGTTATGGCATTTTCGTTTCCATATTCCTCGCTACTGCGCAAATCACACTTCAAAGCCACCAAAACTAGCTTAACGCCTTCACAGTGATCTGCAATTTCTCCAACCCACTTATTCTTAACGTTTTCTAACGAATCTCTGGAGTCAACTGAAAAGCAAAGCATTATAGTATGTGTATCTGAATATGACAAGGATCGCAACCGATCGAATTCCTCTTGCCCAGCAGTGTCCCATAGGCTTAAAGTAATATGTTGATGATCTACAAAAATGTCATGAATATAATTTTCAAATACTGTTGGTTCATAAACCTTTGGAAAGTAACCTCTGGTAAAAACGTTAAGTAATGATGTTTTACCACACGCACCATCACCTAAAATGACAATTTTACGTTCTATTGGATATCTTGACGACGGATTGCTCCCACATAGCGGCATTCTGTAGATGATGTGATATTTTGCTCTTGCTATTTTAGCCTCTAATTAGCTGTAAACTGGCTTTATACTTTAGGGTTATTCTTTGAGGAAGGAGAATTCACATTTTTCCATACGAAACAGTATTAACACAAAGCCGTTTAAATAGAGACGCGCGCTGTCCTTTTCACCAAAACACAGAAAATCAGTGCGGTGCACGGGTGTAAAGGTCACTATCTCCTAAACGAGTGCAGTTCTGGGGCTGGTGGTGACAGCAGCTGAATGAGGCGAGTAAGGGGCAGTTCCTGGCTACTTGGCAACAATGCGGTAACTGTGTCGCCTGATAGTGGACCTGCCCTGAGAGCCCACCAGTCACGTGGTATTTCCAGGCGGGCACATGCATCACGTGATATGATAGTGTATCACGTGTAAGTCACGTGTGGTTGGGCGGGAGTGAGATGCACCAGGCAGTTCTTGCCAGGGCGGCTCATAATCTGCATGGATGATGCGATCAATCCAAGATATCGATACCACAGTAAGCGCTTACAGGAAATATGGGAGAAGCGAGGGTTCGTAAAAGGCGTAATGTTGGGCAAAAAATATACGTCGTATCGCATAGAGATATAATTATGCGATAAACTGGCAATATTAACACGTGTGGAAACGCCTAGTGTGGGGAACCGCGCTGGATTACTAGCG
Coding sequences:
- the OCA2 gene encoding Oca2p (Syntenic homolog of Ashbya gossypii ADL250W; Syntenic homolog of Saccharomyces cerevisiae YNL056W (OCA2)); amino-acid sequence: MYIPPLNFSLVVSQDVSLYRSGYPMPLNYPFIKNQLHLGTVIYVGDKDISEDYKQFLETEGIRYHHIYMESSRDGNIQQGMERVLKLVLNVDNYPILIHSNKGKHRVGVIVGIIRKILQGWSVTGIYQEYGIFSGGQKDQVDLEYITMFEATLPAKSSKIPSFVRFDSIESCSPTDCNSSLL
- a CDS encoding HFL326Wp (Syntenic homolog of Ashbya gossypii ADL251C; Syntenic homolog of Saccharomyces cerevisiae YNL058C and YIL117C (PRM5)), with the protein product MEAIGVLNELTTPSTNENPEFIPTNIAPEITPPNADLNPNIWKSSKPPGTVFILVGAASIAIFIALIAWYVITEHISRRDTKKLLYESEEKGFDDAFSTDNELFDGREQPVKPPVYPEMKPKLLMDQTLQAGQLFGVSQNTPLERLPVPEDDKWLEGQRKSMYISPTIEVMNQKRMHVHSLYDRPTSMTSIDDQSYQQREIATAAPLMGGPGDWSAKSRNKNRYAMNLPFDAYTNGISALT
- the RHO3 gene encoding Rho family GTPase RHO3 (Syntenic homolog of Ashbya gossypii ADL252W; Syntenic homolog of Saccharomyces cerevisiae YIL118W (RHO3)); amino-acid sequence: MPLCGSNPSSRYPIERKIVILGDGACGKTSLLNVFTRGYFPKVYEPTVFENYIHDIFVDHQHITLSLWDTAGQEEFDRLRSLSYSDTHTIMLCFSVDSRDSLENVKNKWVGEIADHCEGVKLVLVALKCDLRSSEEYGNENAITADSIKNQQQNGEMGNNNNTLITYEEGLLMAKEIRALRYLECSAKMNRGVNEAFTEAARCALTATPRGARDAANESEGSRCLIM